A part of Periplaneta americana isolate PAMFEO1 chromosome 17, P.americana_PAMFEO1_priV1, whole genome shotgun sequence genomic DNA contains:
- the Tektin-C gene encoding tektin-1 — protein sequence MDFKNMRQALVIVPPPPSRFTLSEWYLNNRHRYKTAEDQQQIAERVIAESDRLRDLIADVTKLNKIEVDTRLEERIKDTEHLKKENELQKAECCKEEEALLVYKERIMDALEALKEQALKICKKCIILREGRLGIDLVHDDVESELLKEVETIEGAQSLLRRTLEQTNEQIRLLRSTKYFLDRDNEDKTNALNIDMYCASLQETSLNLSMYHGIAPLDGSNVTKEEWEHFSKQFIERAAREVNNARPLRSYIDTLLKQITEDLLNQYNITNEAFRRRIAETRETKIKLENEHHETLRQANEMMRNITRLEKAIAEKEGFMALAHTRLGHRAQRSAVELTKDEVETRLIAEVRELRDNVSALQQMLAEAQASLRYLLKTQVQLEEDINIKANTLKIDEVDCMTLRESMNFHAY from the exons ATGGACTTTAAAAACATGCGTCAAGCACTAGTGATTGTACCACCTCCTCCATCACGATTCACTCTCAGTGAATGGTATTTAAACAATCGCCATCGATACAAAACAGCAGAAGATCAGCAACAGATAGCGGAAAGAGTAATTGCAGAGTCTGATCGTCTGCGTGACTTAATTGCTGATGTCACTAAACTTAATAAGATTGAAGTAGACACAAGACTTGAAGAGAGAATCAAAGACACCGAGCAtctgaagaaagaaaatgaattgcaaaaagcAGAATGTTGCAAAGAAGAAGAGGCTTTGCTTGTATATAAAGAAAGAATTATGGATGCTCTTGAAGCATTGAAAGAACAGGCTCTGAAAATTTGTAAGAAATGTATCATTCTCAG GGAGGGTCGCTTAGGAATTGACCTTGTTCATGATGACGTAGAAAGTGAGCTGCTTAAAGAGGTGGAAACGATTGAAGGAGCTCAGTCACTATTGCGTCGTACATTGGAACAGACTAATGAGCAAATCCGCCTCCTTCGTTCGACAAAATACTTTTTAGATAGAGATAACGAAGACAAAACTAATGCCCTCAATATTGATATGTACTGCGCCAGTCTGCAGGAGACTAGTCTCAACCTGAGCATGTATCATGGAATTGCACCACTTGATGGAAG TAACGTAACAAAAGAAGAATGGGAACATTTTTCTAAGCAGTTTATTGAGCGTGCTGCCAGGGAAGTCAACAATGCAAGGCCTCTCCGGTCTTATATTGACACGCTACTGAAACAGATCACTGAAGATCTGTTGAATCAGTACAATATCACCAATGAAGCTTTCCGACGCAGAATTGCAGAGACCagagaaactaaaattaaactTGAAAATGAACACCACGAG ACACTACGACAAGCAAATGAAATGATGCGTAATATCACGCGACTTGAAAAGGCCATAGCAGAAAAGGAAGGGTTCATGGCACTGGCCCACACTCGTCTTGGGCACAGGGCACAAAGATCAGCAGTTGAACTTACAAA AGATGAAGTGGAAACAAGATTAATTGCAGAAGTACGAGAGCTGAGAGATAATGTTTCAGCACTTCAACAAATGCTAGCTGAG GCACAGGCATCCTTACGTTATTTGCTGAAGACACAGGTTCAATTGgaagaagatattaatatcaaagCGAACACACTGAAGATAGACGAAGTTGACTGTATGACTCTACGGGAGAGTATGAATTTCCATGCCTATTGA